Proteins from one Thioflavicoccus mobilis 8321 genomic window:
- a CDS encoding GntR family transcriptional regulator has product MVRRSTAALGFDLGATTIADEVFAKIRQAIVEGEIASGSKLSEPEMAARYGISRGPLREALRRLESSNLVERRANCGARVVTLTFAGLIEIYQVRESLEGMAARLAAECMTPAEIADLRGLLARHRDQVDGDPSGAYFQKEGDLDFHFRIARGSGNRRLIGMLCDDLYYPARMYRFQFGMTGERSQAALAEHGLIVDAIAERDAELAEWLTRRHIRASRRYAERRLGARQDESRGSE; this is encoded by the coding sequence GATCAACGGCCGCGCTTGGGTTCGATCTCGGCGCCACCACCATCGCCGACGAGGTCTTCGCCAAGATCCGCCAGGCGATCGTCGAGGGCGAGATCGCGAGCGGCAGCAAGCTCAGCGAGCCTGAAATGGCGGCCCGCTACGGCATCAGCCGCGGCCCGCTGCGCGAGGCGCTGCGTCGGCTGGAGTCCTCGAATCTCGTCGAACGGCGCGCCAACTGTGGCGCCCGGGTGGTGACCCTGACCTTCGCCGGCTTGATCGAGATCTATCAGGTGCGCGAGTCCCTGGAGGGCATGGCGGCGAGGTTGGCGGCCGAGTGCATGACGCCCGCCGAGATCGCCGATCTGCGCGGGTTGCTCGCGCGGCACCGCGACCAGGTCGATGGCGATCCGTCCGGGGCCTATTTCCAGAAGGAAGGCGACCTCGACTTCCATTTCCGGATCGCCCGGGGGAGCGGCAACCGCCGGCTGATCGGGATGCTCTGTGACGATCTCTATTACCCGGCACGGATGTACCGTTTCCAGTTCGGCATGACCGGTGAACGCTCCCAAGCCGCTCTCGCGGAACATGGCCTGATCGTTGATGCCATCGCCGAGCGCGACGCCGAGCTCGCCGAGTGGCTGACGCGCCGCCATATCCGGGCCTCGCGGCGCTACGCCGAGCGGCGGCTCGGCGCCCGGCAAGATGAATCGAGAGGATCCGAATGA